DNA sequence from the Alphaproteobacteria bacterium genome:
ATCAAGGTGAAGATCGCCGGCGAGAGCCTCCGCGGACGGCCCCTCCGCATGCTCCATCAGCCGGGCAAGGAGCCATAGCTCTTCGGGGGCGACCTCCACCTGGGCTTCGGCGGTGACGCGGTCATAAACCTTCCAGCGGTTCTCGTGCTCCATCAGCGTCATGATGATATGCTCGAGCTCCTGCAGCGAGGTCGTTTCGCGCGGAATAGGCAGGAGTTGCGCCAGGCCTTCACCGGCGGTCTTGCGCAGCGGAATGTCTTTCAGCGCCAGGGCCATCAGAAACCCGCAGGCCGCAAGCCCCGTCGCCGTCCAGAATACGGGATGCAGCGCGGCGGTCAGCGCGGCCTCATACGCCAGCTGCGCGGACGGCGAGAGCGTGGCCAGAACCGCATGATCCGCCGCCATAAGCCGCTCTGCTTCGGCGGGGAGCGTTTGCATCAAATGCGCGCGAAGGCCGGACGCGAAAATCGCGCCGAATAGAGAAACCCCCGCCAGGCCGCCGATGGAGCGGAACAGGATGGTGCCCGAAGTCGCGACGCCCAGATTTTTGTACGCGGTCGCATTCTGCACCGCCATTACCAGATTTTGCATTACCATGCCAAGCCCAAGCCCGAGAAAGAACATGTATAGCGAAGCCATCAGCGGAGGCGTATCGATCTGCAGCGTCGATACCGCGAACAGCGCCAACGTCATGATGCCCGTGCCCAAAATGGGGGAAAATCCGGTAGCGTCCGGTGCGGCTGATCATGCGGCCGCTGGCCACGGAAGTGACGACCACGCCCGCCATCATAGGCGTCAGATACAGTCCGGCGCTGGTGGGGTCGATGCCCTTCACCATCTGCAGATAAACCGGCATCAGCGTGATCGAGCCGAACAGCGCCACGCCGACGATGAATCCGACCAGGCAGGCGATCAGGAAAATCCGGTTGCGGAACAGAGCGAGGGGCAGCAAAGGCTCCCGCGCCCGGCGCTCTGCCATGATAAATCCGGCCAGGGAAAGTATCCCCACGGCAGCAAGCGCGACGATCTGGAAGATGCCGGTGAACGCGTCGGCGCCGCCCAGGCTGGTCATCAGAACGACGGTCGTCAGCACCAGTGTCAGCATGACGATGCCGATATAATCGATGGGCGGACGCGGCCCCGTCTGGCGCGCCGCGCGCGGAAACACGGCGCTGATGACCAGCAGAGAGGCGATGCCGATGGGCAGGTTGACGTAGAAAATCCAGCGCCATGAAAAATGATCGAACGAAAATCCGCCAATCAGCGGCCCCAACACGGTGGAAAGCGCGAAAAACCGCGCCGAAGATTCCCTGATAATGGCCGCGGTCGCGCGGCGCCACGAAATCGCCCACCGTGGCCATGGCCGTCACCATCAATCCGCCGCCGCCCAGCCCTTGCAGCGCGCGAACAGGATAAGCTCGAGCAAAGTCCGGCTGAGGCCGCATAGGGCCGAACCGGCGAGAAAAATAACAATGGCGACCTGCAGAATGATCTTGCGCCCGAACAGATCGCCAAGTTTTCCGTATAGCGGCCCGACGAGGAGGTCGTGGTCAGCAAATAGGCCGTGGACGATCCATGAAAGGTGGGCGAGCCCTCCGAACTCATCCATGATGGTTGGCAGCGCGGTCGAAACGATCGTTTGATCCAGCGATGCCAGCAGCACGACCAGGATCAGCGCCATGAAGACAAGACGGATGGGCGGCGTTTCAGAAGGCGACGGTGGATGAGTCATGGGACGTTCGGACCGATACTCGTATAAGCTATCAATACTAGGACGATCTTGCTGAACTGTCAGTCGTTGTTTCGCGTCCGCGCGGAATTGCCGCCGCGCCTCATAGAGCGCCACGGCGGCGGCGTTCGAGACATTGAGGCTGCCGATCGATCCTTCGGTGGGCAGGCGGGCAAGCTCGTCGCAACGCTCGCGGGTCAGGCGGCGCAGCCCTTCGCCCTCCGCGCCCAGCACCAGCGCGGGTCGGGGCCGGTGAGATCGAGCGCGCCGATTTCCTTTTCGCCTTCTTCCGCCAGTCCTACGCACCAGATTCCGGCGTCGCGCAGCAGATCGAGCGCGCGCGCAAGATTGACGACCGATATAAGCGCGACATGCTCCAGCGCGCCGGACGCGGTCTTGGCCATCGTGCCGGTCATGCCGGGCGCATGGCGCTCGGTCAAGATGACGGCGCTCGCGCCGAACGCCGATGCCGAGCGCAACCACCGCGCCGACATTAATGCGGGTCGGTGACCTGATCCAGCACCACGAGGCAGCGCGGCTTTTGCGCCAGAACATCCTCCAGCGATATTTCCGGCAGCGGATCGGCGGCCAGCGCGATGCCCTGATGCACCGTGCCGGACACCATCTGATCGAACGCGGCCTTCTCGGCGCGCATGGGGCTGGGGCGCGGCAGCTTTCTTTCCTCCGCCAGAAGCAGCACGGGCGCGAATTCCTCCGCCGTGGCCGGACTCAGCCACAACTGGTGGCAGCGGCGCGCCGGATTCAGCCAAGCTTCGCGCACGGCGTGAAATCCGTACAGCAACTGGCCGGAGATTTTTTGCGCCGGCGGTTTTCTGCGCCTGCTGAATTTTTCCGGGGTTCGTGTCCGGGCTTGCGGCTCGGCGGGGAGGGAGCGCGATGCGGCGCCGGAGGGCGCGGCGGCGCGCGATGGGAAATCTTGGCCGGACGTTCCTGCTGTTCGCCGGAAGGTTTGGCGGGACGGCGGTCGGCCGAAAGGCTTATGCCTGCCTTCGGGCTTATATTTACCTTCGGGCTTGTATCTGCCCTCGGGCTTGTACTTGCCCTCGGGGTTATATCTGCCTTCAGGTTTATATCGACCTTCAGGCTTGGACCTGCCTTCGGGCTTATATTTTCCCTCAGACTTATATTTGCCTTCGGGTTTGTACTTGCCCTCAGGTTTTATATCGGCCTTCAGGCTTATATTTGTCCTCGGACCCAGGCTTGCCCTTGTGGCGCGGCTGCTGCCCAGGCTGGCCGAATGATCGCTTCTCCCTTCGTCCTTCGGCGGGCGCATTTCTTGCTCCGGAGGACAAATGGGGCTTCGGGGGGCGCCTCCGAGGGCGGTTTGGAAGAATGTTTCATCG
Encoded proteins:
- a CDS encoding TrmH family RNA methyltransferase, yielding MRSASAFGASAVILTERHAPGMTGTMAKTASGALEHVALISVVNLARALDLLRDAGIWCVGLAEEGEKEIGALDLTGPDPRWCWARRAKGCAA
- a CDS encoding RNA methyltransferase substrate-binding domain-containing protein translates to MRPPKDEGRSDHSASLGSSRATRASLGPRTNISLKADIKPEGKYKPEGKYKSEGKYKPEGRSKPEGRYKPEGRYNPEGKYKPEGRYKPEGKYKPEGRHKPFGRPPSRQTFRRTAGTSGQDFPSRAAAPSGAASRSLPAEPQARTRTPEKFSRRRKPPAQKISGQLLYGFHAVREAWLNPARRCHQLWLSPATAEEFAPVLLLAEERKLPRPSPMRAEKAAFDQMVSGTVHQGIALAADPLPEISLEDVLAQKPRCLVVLDQVTDPH